The window ATGTATATTAGTTTCCACGAGTTGAATAAAATTTGTCTCTTTGAATGTCTGTAGTGTGAGTCATACTTGGAGTTCTAGCTGTGACAATGCCCTTATTAAGACGGGATATGAACATTTCTTGTGATGTGAGATACAACGTTCCCGGTCCTAAGGGAACCACTAGACCACCACAAGTTACTATATAAGTATAGTAGTATATAAACAATCTCTACTATGGTCTGAGTATGTCGTGGGCTTTGTCCATACCATGGGCCGAGATAATTGGGAGTTGATACGTTGCCTAGCCGATAGAGAGGGGAATTTAAGGgtaattttttattggtgcaaataTGCAAGATATTTTTGATCTATCACATCAAGATCTTACTACTGATCGCGGATATATGTGTGTCATGTTGTAAGACATGACATCCAAATCCAGCTTTGTTTTATTCGTTAGTTCTCTACCGTGGGCCACGATATGTCTGTTGCTATGCCACACTGGCAACACACAGGTGAATTATACAGTCAGATGAGGTGCCGGTATCGACATATATTCGCTTGTTGCATGCAAGATATTTTTGCTTATTGCATGCAAGAATTGGCATGAAGATTTAACTACTACTCATTGATATAATTTCTTGTTATCATGTAAGATATGAAAGCCATATCCATCTATTGTTTCCTGGTCATCTATCTTAGGAATACTACTTAGCTCTCTATCTTAGGGATGGCATTAGCTAGATGCAAATTGCTATATAAACCAGACAATTTTGTAGCTTTCACTCAGTCAATACATTGTCATGCTAACCACCCTATATCGTTTTTAGGGGACAAACCAGCCAATATCGAAGTTTAGTAACATATAGAACTTTTATGGTTAGCATGATGGCAATGAAAGTCCCCATGTTCTTGTCGTGGATGATTCCCATGTTGATGGCCTTGTTGCATCGAGAGCTATTTCTACATTCAAGGTATTGTGGTTGTTATGAATTTTCAGAATCATTGTGCAATTCCCTGTGATTTATTTTCCTAGAATTTGATATACACAATTTTCTTGGCAATAGAGAATGTTGATACATTTATACCTTGGATATGATAGAAAcacttactccctctgtcccataatttaAGAACATTTTTCAAGCTAAACTAGTttgaaaaacattcttatattattggacggagggagtatattattaTGTTTATCTGGAATAACTCGAGGTATACAATAATAgtaagatggatatatatatatatatatatatatatatacatatatatatatatatatacaaaatatcATATGAAGTTATGTTATTTTCCTCTGCTCCAAATTTCTTTACATGCGCCTAATTATTTTCATCTTTAGTAACTTCTGTGGAAGGTCCCATGCAAGCCTTGGAATTCGTAGAAGCAATATTTTAATGTTGTTTACTATACAACATATACAATTCTTGAAGTTAGTTTTGTTGCTTACTATATTTGTCATATTCCACATCATGAACTTTGGATATAGGAACATGATGTAGACCTGATTTTCGCTGAATATTGCATGCCATGTATGACTGGCTACGATTTTCTTAGAGAAGTCAAGGTATGTaatttttgggacatttctaatctTCATCGTAGCATAATTGTGGTATTGTTGCTCTGTATTTACTCAAGTGCATGTAAATACTATGATTCACTACAAAGTAATAACCAACTCTGTATTTCTGAACTTGGGAATCTCATAAGCTGAAGCACATTCCAGTAGTAATTAGTGATTGCATGCACTGATGTCATCCTTGAAAGAATTATGGAGTGGGTAAACACAAAACTACTCCCTCCCTTTTTATATAcatggccacaaactcaaattacaggtactaAGATAAAAATTAATGCATGCTTTACAAGTCAATTTGTTTTCTTGGTTTCCAATT is drawn from Triticum dicoccoides isolate Atlit2015 ecotype Zavitan chromosome 4A, WEW_v2.0, whole genome shotgun sequence and contains these coding sequences:
- the LOC119284130 gene encoding two-component response regulator ORR13-like; this translates as MSVAMPHWQHTVTSVEGPMQALEFVEEHDVDLIFAEYCMPCMTGYDFLREVKCMCLHGGAEDYIIKPLRIAHVPCILSHIQ